In Solanum lycopersicum chromosome 3, SLM_r2.1, the genomic stretch TTATTTTCTGCATCAGCAACTATGTCAGCAGCAATCCTAGCAGCTTCTTCTGCTGTTCCACTGGAGACTTTTACACCCGAAGTTTGAACTTGCCATGACCGGACATCATTTTGTTTTGAAGCCATATTTGGAACTGGTCGTGACCGGACATCATTTTGCTTTGGAGCAGAATTCAGAACTGGCCATGACAGGACATCATTTTGTTTTGGAGCTGAACTCGGAACTGGCCAAGACAGGACATCACTTTGTCTTGGAACCGAATTCGGAACTGGCCATGACCGGACATCATTTTGTTGTGGAGTAGATATATTGGTTTCTGATGTTGCATCTTTCATCTTATAGCACTTCTGGACCTGCAATTCATTAAATAGAAAGATGGGTGAAACCAGGGAGCATTAAAGGAATCCTGAGCAGCTGGAATAGAGATGACAATGCTTCTGACAAGGAGAAGAGATGGAAACTTGTCCCGGCATGTATTTGGTGGACAATCTGGAAAGAGAGAAATAGCAGGAGTTTTGAAAATTGGCAGAATAGCTTACAGAAGATCAAGATGGACTGCTTagcttttttctatttttggtgtaaacaagaTATATTAACTAGGACAGAAGATATCTATGATGTGCTAGATTGTTTATAGGTAGCAGTTTAGAGTAAGACTTTAATTCTGTAAGTTGTATAACTTTTGATGGGGAACTACACTTTTGTTGTAGTATACCTGTGGATATATAGGCTAAagttaccagtttcaaaaaaaatagataGAGAGGAATGCTAAGCTTAATGTCAAGAAGTGTTCCAAAGCAAGATTTTCCGGGTTTCGGAAGTGCGAAGACTATATTTGTAATCCCCCCACCCCCACTCCACCCTTTTGTTTACAAAAGAGTAACAGGGTATCCTTGTCTTCAAGTGCCAAAAGATTATACTTCCCTCTAGCTTTGTTTTCGGTCACACAGAACTGGATATAAGATGTTATCACCCCATGAAATACAAAGAACAGAATTCCAATCGAAGGCTCTGCAACTACTTTGCAAGTCAGAACTTGGAAATAACCTGTTTCAcccttcattttttcaaaagtctaGTATCAGGCTTAATAAATCAATGGCTGCTGACTTTAAGCCATGTGCAGTGACTACTACTTAGAAGATTCATCATCAGCTATACGCTGATGAATAATTGGTGAAGATTTTCCACAAATAACATAACACTGAAAGCAATTTCAAGATGCAATAATCGTAACGGAGCATTAGACGCATCAATAGAACCACatttacttcatcaaaaaaaaaaatcaatagaaCCACATTTGTCCAGATTCCTCAAGTTGCATGGTAAAACAAGTAAAGTCATTCATCAACGTGAGATAGGCTGTAAAAAATGAAGACATCATTACTCCCGGAAGCTTACTTTAAGGAATTCAGAAACTATTTACCTTTTCAAGTTTTCCTTGCGCAACCAGTCTTCTCAACTTGGAACTCAAGGTTCTTCTAAAGTTTGGTTGTACTTCATGTCGTTGCTGCAGTAAGAATAGAGAGTCAACTTCCTTTGTAAAGTTTAAGTGCAATGGTAATCGTAATCAAAATGGGATTTTCACAAAAAGTTACCAGAAGACCATGCAGcctttctctttttcatttttcctttttaagaaaaatacaatGGATCGTATGCAAGAGTTTGACatatcaacaaataaaaaaatacaaacaagaGGACATTACTTCCTCTATTTGAGTTGTTAAGTGTTTAATATTTAAGCTTATAGGACATCAAGCAAGAGGGCTCACACAAAATGTCATAATTGTAATTACTACCATGCCCCAACCACTATGTCATTCCCTTGGGGACTTGTACCGCACAGAAGCATAAGTTCACAGATTAACGAAGAAAGACAAGTTGACATATCtgtatttattcaaaaaatcatatttaacttcgaaaagaaaagaagctgaaaaggGGAAAACCTATCTGGTTTGGcaaatttcaatgttttttaGAAAGATACTAAGAACCTTAAGGGCCTAGCACAAACCCCCAATAGAAATTGAACATTGTGGAAATTTCACATGAACTGTCATAGAACTTTTGAAAGCAAAGAGAGAGCAAAACCTAGAACCAGTATTTGTCGGAAAATAAAGTACAAGTATTCTTTGCTAATTCTAATGAAGTAttctttgcaaaaaaaaattataaggtaTTCTTTGCTAAAGTGAATTGCCTCCATATATGGCTCAAGAAATCTAAGAAAGTATACATGGCAAAAAGGttgatatttatgaaattaaagcATTTGATATAGAATTCAACATGCATTGACTAATTCAATGACCTCTTGAAGTCTGAAATCATTATGATGCCAACTGAAAAGCAGAAGAAGCACAACCAAGCATGTCAACACGATGATCATGAAGTCACATAAAGCACGACTTTACAAGGAAGTTTAAATGCAATAACGATAAACTGATCTAGCTCACCTCAATAAATCCTACAATGGCACCAAGATCAGATCCATTTGAATCCCCCATGGATGACAAAGCTTCAAAGATCATATCATTATACCTGGAAGTATGGCAGAgatatcaatatataatgaaagCCAGCAAACTTGCATAAATAAGTTTGAATTTCGACAACTGGTATAAAGATGGATCAGTAGATCGGCTACTTACAAAAATAATCATACAAGCAGGATGAGAAAGATTTCTATCTAAGCATTTTTAAATTCAGATCCACATGCTCTCATTAGGAAGTTCAAGTGTGCAGTACAAAGACtgactataacaattctttccaagCCCAAAACATGCAATATACCTTATCAACCTCAATATGGCACATGTAgataatcaaatatttattttcgtAATAGTTATTTGCTTCTCCCCACTTTGATTTACATCATTCCAATTTTGACCTTACATAGTAAAGCATTTAGGGGAAGAAAAGAAGAACACAAGACTAATGCAAATAGCAGACTGTACAACAGCTTTGCCAAAGGTcctattaaatatatttgacttCTAGATAATGAAAGATCACCCAGTACTGTCATACAAGAACAAATGCATTTTCAGCTCTTTCTTCTTTCCTTTCAGTTGACTTCCTTTCTCTCCTTATCCTTTTTATAATGAAGGTATTTCAAATATCACAAAAATACATCATCCAAAGGATGATGGGGAGGGGATTCACAGTCCATATCGGACACTGGGATGAGCAAAAACTGATGACAAAAACTTTACACTTATCCTAAGAAATCTACTAAATCCTTCATACCCTTTGCTTGGAGAGGTGTAGGGAGGAAGAGGTGAGGGTGATCAGGAGTAGAGAAGAAATTTCCTTCACATCtcctttaaaaattataattaattcctctccacccccccccccccccacacacacctagaaagaagaagaaaaatgatttaCCATCTAGCTGCCGGAGAAGGGGAACTTCAactaagaaagaagaagaataagaagaattGCTTAAGTATGGTCATTTTGTGTTCGAATTCTAAACCGGCAAGGCGCTGCGGATGCTTCTGATCAATAAAACACTAAAAagcttgttttaaaaaaaattgttcccTGGAGGTACTTATTAAATAGTAAACATGCATACAGTTGGTTAGCCTTGATAAATTCAACAGAAAAGTAGtcagttattaaaaaaaattatagaacagtttcaaaaaaaatacacaatgaAATAGTTAAGCGTACAAGTAATACAAGAAACCAAAATGACCCACATACTTTGGAGCATTCACGCCTTCTGGTTGGACGTCGGGAGAATCCTCGATGGCTTCATTCTCAAATGCTGAAGTAATAGGCGGAAGACTTTGAATAGGGGAAGGCACAAATGCATCTATTTCCATTGGTCTTGTACGAACAACTATAGATTTATCTTTTGAACCTTGTCCAGCAGTGTAAATACACATATTTCTCCATTTGTCCTGTTCAAGGAGAACAAAGAAAGCTTGATGACTATCACATTGAGtctgaaaaaattataaaataatccTACTCTGGATGAGAGACTGCCACATTTGTAAATTGGCAGAAGTTGAAATTCCAAACAAGATTAATATCTTAATTCCATAAGCGAAGATTCGCTGCATATCCCTAACTAGAGTCCCTCCTTTTTCTGATTGAGTTCCTTCAATCTGGAACACTCATTTAGATTGATGTATTGCATTTTAATGATCGAAAGGAAACAAAGCTCGCTCTATCGtccaaacaaatatttaatatgtatgtGAAAGAGGCAATGTTTGGACATAAGGCACCAACATAAATAAGAGTTCCATGTTTTGAAAACTGCTCCCTCTATCCCCAGTTTGTAGTCTTACTTTGACCCCACATGGATGTCATGATTATATGTTGGTTTAGAGAAAACTGGGCCCAAACTAGACTCAGAGGTAACTTCTTAAGGTGTGAGTATATTAGGTTTAAAACTGGCTCCATATGACTTTTGAGATTGAAAAGTATTAAGCAAAACTTATTTCAGTAATGACTAgtgaataaaaataagaatcatGAGAAAATTGAGCTTAATTTTGGGACAAACAAAAGAAAGGAAAGTGAAAATTATTTTAGCAATAAAGCGAAAATATAACAAAGATCCCATTCAGAAGTTTATGTTCTTCCCTATGTGGCTCTATGTAAAGGACAAATCGAGGACACTAACAATGAAACTCAAATACTTTGAAGGTCAAGGGGAAGGAAGGTGagataacaattaattaaaaaacctAATCTTTAGTTGCAATCAAGCCATCACTTTATGAACAACACAGGAAATGAAGCTTCAATCTGACTGTATCACCTCCTAATGATTAAGAACCGAGTTGCAATACCCAGAAAGTATGAATCAATAGCCCAAAATGACACGGGTAAAAGCAGTCCCATGACAGGTGAATACTACTATACTGCATATTCCAAAATAATTGGGACAGAACCGCTATGAAGCCACTATACACATTGTAACCAGGGTAGGATGCAGCATTATAACATCAAGTTCATCTGGACAGTATTTTCGATGCTGTGGTATAAGTACATGTGTAAAATCACTAACATTGCAATAAATAGTAGGTATGAAGctgtaattttaaatttttaataggtTCAATGCTAAGACAGTCTGAACCCATGGAGTTCAAATCCTGGATATTTGCTGATTGTATCAAGGCAAACACATACTCAAGTCCTTTTCAGTTTTCGAGTATAAATTAAGGCTAGCTAATACCTGAACAGGAGATgacataataaaaacaaaaaaacaagaagataacaacaacaacatatccaataTAATCAATCCCGAGTCTGCCAAGGGTGAACTACCCTACCCTGCCCTGTGAAGGTAAAGAGGTTGTTTCCAATAGACATCCGCTCGAGTAAACATATCAATTGTAGCGATAGCAAATAACATGATAACTCAAGCAAATCAAACAACAAGTACTActaaaatggaagaaaaacattaataataacaataccgATAACGGATAACGGGACTAGACAAAGCCCGACTACCTAATAAACTTCAACCCTAATTCT encodes the following:
- the LOC101261899 gene encoding single myb histone 4 → MGNPKVKWTSEEEDALKAGVTKHGSGRWKNIIRDPEFAPILINRSNIDLKDKWRNMCIYTAGQGSKDKSIVVRTRPMEIDAFVPSPIQSLPPITSAFENEAIEDSPDVQPEGVNAPKYNDMIFEALSSMGDSNGSDLGAIVGFIEQRHEVQPNFRRTLSSKLRRLVAQGKLEKVQKCYKMKDATSETNISTPQQNDVRSWPVPNSVPRQSDVLSWPVPSSAPKQNDVLSWPVLNSAPKQNDVRSRPVPNMASKQNDVRSWQVQTSGVKVSSGTAEEAARIAADIVADAENKRCLEVAAVRDAEMKLRMVDDAESMLQIIKEIYEHCSQGEIILLA